From the genome of candidate division WOR-3 bacterium, one region includes:
- a CDS encoding S8 family serine peptidase, protein MRCILVALFCLNLTTGKNLTEPLIGYFTPEPIENATIIGMENGFSFDTRFGEPDIPNHLRAKDEPNYSYYLIQFTGPIYTEWKEKLQAIGIKIYAYWPNYAYLVKADKEQLNVIKSLPYVHWIGLFHPAYKINIDLLNARGKGIISIQLYPDADLNKTLEDIAKTGAKILDFSVSEIGKLVRAEYDLSLVYKIAQIPEVLAIVPWTPDELMNANSQWVCQTGWKSSVPPDTVGRRVWHKGIRGQNMILGFSDSGITTTHIAYSHTGIPISDSGHFASHRKIVAYLLLSGAAFGDVGSTYHGSHVGGTIAGDDSINGGTNVNDGIAYKARLFFVDIANASGSLVTPTDLTPLYNMFYNDPIFPMRQHSASWGRTGTGYIDRDAFSDAYHWQHKDFLDIFAAGNNGPTYRTITHAAYAKNVVAVGALQNGTSSNQIASFSSRGPTLDLRVKPTVCTPGQNIVSVDGGTTSNYKTLSGTSMATPACNASAGLIRQYLKQGWYPSGSPNPNDTLGYISAALIRAMLIVSADPNVGTYIVPDSNIGFGRVDIDSVLYFAGDTRRLAFWDDTSGLTTGQYKEYYINVYDSTLALRCALVWTDTAAAVGTNPNIVNDLNLQMTNPYGTYYRGNQMSNGESVTNPANYDNRNVEEVCRINTPRRGIWTIRVSAQNIPYPKQPYALVVTGGMNIEVGIEEKEKSGLESKTPLVRMVPNPASDKVAIQFHIFQKTTINLKLFDISGRLMGTIFNGQKEPGNHEITWKIENSIPSGVYFVMLETSDSKQIKRLIIVH, encoded by the coding sequence ATGCGATGTATCCTTGTTGCCCTGTTTTGTCTGAACCTTACCACGGGTAAAAATCTCACTGAGCCTCTCATCGGATATTTCACACCAGAACCTATTGAAAATGCAACAATCATCGGTATGGAAAATGGCTTCTCCTTTGATACCAGATTCGGTGAACCAGATATCCCCAATCATCTCAGGGCTAAAGACGAGCCGAACTATTCTTACTACCTCATTCAGTTTACCGGTCCAATATATACCGAATGGAAGGAAAAACTACAAGCAATTGGTATCAAGATTTATGCATACTGGCCCAATTATGCTTATCTCGTTAAAGCAGACAAGGAGCAGTTAAATGTGATAAAATCCCTGCCATATGTTCACTGGATTGGACTATTCCATCCTGCTTATAAGATTAACATAGACCTACTCAATGCGCGTGGTAAGGGCATAATCAGTATTCAGTTATATCCTGATGCTGACCTGAACAAAACCCTTGAAGACATTGCAAAAACTGGAGCAAAGATATTGGACTTTTCAGTCAGTGAAATAGGAAAACTTGTCCGGGCTGAGTATGATTTATCCCTTGTTTATAAGATAGCACAAATACCTGAGGTCCTTGCAATCGTTCCCTGGACACCAGATGAATTAATGAACGCAAATTCCCAGTGGGTATGCCAGACAGGCTGGAAATCATCGGTGCCTCCGGACACAGTAGGTCGCCGGGTATGGCACAAGGGCATCCGCGGTCAGAATATGATCCTTGGCTTTTCTGATTCAGGGATAACAACAACCCATATCGCTTATAGTCACACCGGAATTCCCATATCTGATTCCGGACATTTTGCATCCCATCGTAAGATTGTTGCTTATCTTCTCTTAAGCGGTGCTGCGTTCGGTGATGTAGGTTCGACATACCACGGGAGTCATGTTGGTGGCACGATTGCTGGTGATGATTCGATAAATGGTGGAACCAATGTAAATGACGGGATTGCCTACAAAGCCCGATTATTCTTTGTTGATATCGCCAATGCCTCAGGTAGTCTGGTCACACCCACTGACCTCACCCCTCTTTATAATATGTTCTACAACGACCCCATCTTCCCGATGCGCCAGCATTCAGCATCCTGGGGTAGAACCGGCACTGGTTACATTGACCGTGATGCATTCTCTGATGCCTATCACTGGCAGCATAAAGATTTCTTAGATATCTTTGCTGCTGGTAATAATGGTCCCACATATCGCACGATCACACATGCGGCCTATGCTAAGAATGTTGTCGCTGTCGGTGCCCTCCAGAACGGCACATCATCAAATCAAATTGCTTCATTTTCCTCAAGGGGTCCAACCCTTGATTTAAGGGTCAAACCAACGGTTTGCACACCCGGACAGAATATAGTGTCGGTAGATGGAGGAACAACTTCGAATTATAAAACCCTCAGTGGCACAAGCATGGCGACTCCGGCATGTAATGCCTCTGCAGGTTTAATAAGGCAGTATCTCAAGCAGGGCTGGTATCCATCAGGTAGTCCCAATCCAAATGATACCCTTGGCTATATCAGCGCGGCACTGATTCGGGCGATGTTAATCGTCTCCGCGGATCCTAATGTTGGAACTTATATCGTCCCTGATTCCAATATCGGCTTTGGCAGAGTTGATATAGACAGTGTCCTTTATTTTGCTGGTGACACCCGAAGACTTGCATTCTGGGATGATACATCAGGGTTGACCACAGGACAATATAAAGAATATTACATAAATGTCTATGATTCCACTCTCGCTTTAAGATGTGCCCTGGTCTGGACTGATACCGCAGCCGCAGTGGGAACTAATCCAAATATTGTTAATGACCTGAATCTTCAGATGACCAATCCTTATGGAACCTATTATCGTGGTAATCAGATGTCAAATGGAGAATCGGTAACCAATCCAGCCAATTACGATAACCGGAATGTCGAAGAAGTCTGCCGGATAAATACCCCCAGAAGAGGCATCTGGACGATAAGGGTGAGTGCCCAGAACATTCCCTATCCTAAACAACCATACGCTCTGGTGGTAACCGGTGGGATGAATATAGAGGTGGGTATTGAAGAAAAAGAGAAATCCGGTTTGGAATCAAAAACACCACTTGTAAGAATGGTGCCAAATCCTGCATCCGATAAGGTAGCAATACAATTTCACATATTCCAAAAAACAACGATTAACTTAAAATTATTTGATATATCGGGCAGGTTGATGGGTACAATATTTAATGGTCAAAAAGAACCAGGAAACCATGAAATAACATGGAAGATAGAAAATTCCATTCCATCCGGTGTCTATTTTGTAATGCTTGAAACCTCGGACAGCAAGCAGATCAAGAGGTTGATCATCGTTCATTAG
- a CDS encoding glycerate kinase, whose translation MKVLIAPASFKGSITSIDIARTIARCMKKVYRDIIINTTPIADGGIGTLDIITKHFKGRYITCVVTDPLGKKNKTKYSIIKNKKLAIIELAQAAGLHLIPENSRNPLNTTTIGVGDLIRDSIKRGSKKIIIGVGDSGTIDCGIGALSALGVKFLDRNSKPVELTCSGVLKLKKIDDAAINSLKKSIEFIILADVANPLTGKKGAIVYAKQKGAKEKDLPLIQRALKNFKKIILNQYKINLDDIKGAGAAGGIAGGMYAILNAKIVSGFDYFEKIFNLDKKIKNADLVITGEGKIDKTTFSGKATGRIINLCKKYQRPVIIICGDYDHNLNFKKYGVIKVFSLTEMAGNTKTAIKHAEKILEEIGTKILRN comes from the coding sequence ATGAAAGTCCTCATTGCTCCAGCGAGCTTCAAAGGCTCAATCACTTCCATAGATATAGCACGGACCATTGCCCGTTGCATGAAGAAGGTGTATAGAGATATAATAATAAATACAACCCCGATCGCTGATGGTGGCATCGGCACTCTGGATATAATCACAAAACATTTTAAGGGAAGATATATCACCTGCGTGGTCACCGATCCTCTCGGCAAAAAAAATAAGACAAAATACAGTATTATCAAGAATAAAAAACTGGCGATCATTGAACTTGCCCAGGCTGCAGGTTTACATCTAATACCCGAAAATTCAAGAAATCCGTTAAACACCACGACCATTGGTGTCGGTGATTTGATTAGGGATAGTATAAAAAGGGGTTCTAAAAAAATTATTATTGGTGTAGGCGACAGCGGAACGATAGACTGCGGAATTGGAGCATTATCAGCCCTCGGGGTAAAATTCCTTGATAGAAATTCAAAACCAGTGGAATTAACTTGTTCAGGAGTTTTGAAATTAAAAAAAATCGATGACGCTGCAATAAATTCATTAAAGAAGTCTATTGAATTTATAATCCTCGCTGATGTTGCTAATCCCCTCACGGGCAAAAAAGGTGCGATTGTATATGCAAAACAAAAAGGCGCAAAAGAAAAAGACCTGCCATTGATTCAACGGGCATTAAAAAATTTCAAAAAAATAATTTTAAATCAATACAAAATAAATCTTGATGATATCAAGGGTGCGGGTGCTGCAGGTGGGATAGCAGGTGGAATGTATGCAATTTTGAATGCAAAAATAGTTTCAGGGTTTGATTATTTCGAAAAAATCTTTAATTTGGACAAAAAGATTAAAAATGCGGATTTGGTGATCACCGGGGAAGGCAAAATTGATAAAACAACCTTCTCTGGCAAGGCAACCGGCAGAATAATAAACTTATGTAAGAAATATCAAAGACCGGTAATCATAATCTGCGGCGATTATGACCACAATCTTAATTTTAAAAAATACGGAGTAATAAAAGTATTTTCCCTAACCGAAATGGCAGGAAACACTAAAACTGCCATTAAACACGCAGAAAAAATTTTAGAAGAAATAGGAACCAAGATTCTAAGAAATTAG